One Fictibacillus halophilus genomic window, TCCAAGGGGTATTTCCGGTTTCAATTGAAGGGTTGGAAGCTCAGTTAGCGTCTATAGCTAGTGACTTGACACCTGATGCCATTAAGACAGGCATGCTTTTTTCAGGTGAGTATATTGAGAGAACAGCTTATATGATAAGAAAATTCGCATGGGAAAACGTAGTGGTGGATCCTGTTATGGTCGCAAAAGGGGGTGCAACGTTGTTAGGTGAGGAAGCACTCCATGCTATGAAAACATGTATGCTCCAACTCGCAAAAATAGTCACACCTAACATTCCGGAAGCAGAAGCGCTAACAGGTATAGAGATAAACAGCCCAGAGGCAAGAGAAGAAGCGGCGAGAGTCTTGTTTGACGCTGGTGCTGATCATGTTGTAGTAAAGGGCGGACATTTTGGAAACGGTGATTTTGTAACAGATCTAGTTTTTAATGGCATAGAGATGTTTGAACTTATAGAGAAGCGGATCCAAACGAAAAATACACACGGAACAGGCTGTACGTTTTCAGCAGCTTTGGCAGCTGAACTTGCATATGGGAGAAAACCAGAAAGTGCGATAGTGAATGCTAAGAAATATATACAAACTGCAATTGAACATGGAATCGATGTTGGTTCGGGCCATGGACCGGTCAATCATTTTGCCTATAGGAGGATTGCACATGAACAATACTAGAATACAGGAATGGAAAATGTTTGTTTCACAGATTAGAGAAGAAAAGCCACTCGTTCATCATATTACGAACAACGTAACCATGAACTTTCTTGCCAATGGGGTCCTTTCTGCAGGAGGAAGTCCGATGATGGTGCATGACGCATGTGAAGTTGAAGAAGCTGTAGGGGTAGCCGATGCTTTAGTGCTAAACATTGGGACAATCGATGAAGCATCAGCGAAATCTATGATACTCGCTTTACGAAAAGCGATACTTGCCGAAGTACCAGTTGTGCTCGATCCAGTGGGAGTAGGATTATCATCATTCAGGCAGCAGCTTGTCAAGAAGTTGTTGTTAGAATATTCAGAATTGAAGGGGGTCAGACCCCGAACAATTCTGACAATTTGCGGGAACGCTGCTGAGATGCAGTTTCTAGCTGAAGGCGCATGGGAAGGAAAAGGAGTGGATGGTGATCTGACCACTTCGGAAGATGATTTGATTAAGCTTGCAGAGGCTGCAGCGAAGCAAACAGGCTGTCTTATCGCAATGACAGGAAGTAAGGATATTATTTCAGATGGTGAAAAAGCGATCGTGCTTTCTCATGGAGACCCTATGCTTTCGTATGTTACAGGAACAGGGTGTTTTGCCACCTCAATGGTAGCTCTATATCAAGCGAATATGAAACAAGAAGTTACAAGAGAAAGAATAGACCTAACAGTTCTTGAAAGAACAGCTTTAGCGCTATTAATGCTCACTAAAGCGGCTGAAGAGGCAGTAAAAACTGCCAAAGGACCTGGAAGTTTTCAACAGAATCTTCTGGACCAGCTCTATTGTTTAGAGTCTACCCATGAAATATTTCATGGATCCATCCACTGGCAAGATTACGTATTGAAGGAAGGAGCGAATCAATGAGAACTCAAGCAAAAGCACGTTTACAACAAGATCTATCACTCTATTTTGTAGCAGGTACGATGAACTGCAATTCACCTGAAGATTTCTATCGTATTCTTTTGCAAGCGATTGAAGGTGGCATTACCGCCTTTCAGTTTCGTGAAAAGGGTGTTAATTGCTTAAGTGGCCAGAAACAGTTAGAAATGGCAAAGCGTGCAAGGGAAGTTTGCCAAAAACATGATGTGTTATTTATCGTGAATGACGATCTAGCCTTGATGAAGGCGGTAGATGCAGATGGCCTTCATGTTGGTCAAACAGATGGAGATCTGGATTTTATGCGTAGAGAAACAGAAGGAAAGCTTTTAGGTGTTTCAGCTCATACTCTAGCTGAAGCAGTGGACGCCATTGCACATGGTGCCGATTATATTGGAGCTGGACCGATCTATCAAACGTCCACAAAACCTGATGCGAAGAAGCCTGTTGGAGTTGATCTCATAGCGGAATTTCGCAACAATCATATTAACGTTCCACTTGTTGGAATCGGTGGGATTACACTTGAAAATGCGAGTGAAGTCATTAAATCTGGTGCTGACGGTGTTGCTGTTATTTCAGCAATCAGTGGTGCAGTTGATCCTTCAGCCATTTCTAGTAATCTGCTTCGTGCTGTACACACGGCGAAAAGAGGATCATAAGTGAAGATATCTGTCCAAAAACTTACGGTAATGGCTATGTTGGTCGCGATTGGGACCATTTGTTCACATTTATTTTGGATTCCGGCTGGAGTAGCAAAAGCGTTTCCCGTTCAGCATGCGATCAACGTGATGGCAGGTGTAACGCTTGGACCAATTCCGGCGGTGACCATCGCATTTAGTATCGGCTTGCTGCGTAACTTATTTGGAATCGGCTCTTTACTTGCTTTTCCAGGAGGAATGATTGGGGCATTTTTGGCCGGTTATCTTTATAAAAAAGGAAGAAAATATACGTACGCAGTAATAGGAGAATGGGTTGGGACAGGGATCCTTGGAGCTTTAATAGCGGTGCCGATTGCCACCATTTTTTTAGGGTCAAAAACGGGTGCATTCTTTTTTATCATTCCTTTTTTAGTCAGTTCAATTGTTGGTGGAGTGATAGGATTGGTCGTCCTCCGTGTACTTCATAAAAATGCTGCAGCAAAAAATTGGCTAGGATCAAAAGAAGAAAAATCTGCTTGAAGATATGCACCGGATAGGCTTCCCCACCGTACACTGTGTACTATTAACCGGTGGTTAGGGGGCCGATGTGATGAAAAAACGTCCGAAACGCTGGGTGTATACAGAAATGTTTCTCATGTTCTTTGGACTCCTTCTGGCTATTTACAATGGTAAGTCGTGGGAAAGTCCGACTGTGTTGTTTTCAATTTTGTTGGTGATCTTTATCTTTCGTGCAGCAGAGCGAAAAATATTTAAGCAAAAAACTGAATTTTGGTTGAACGCAGGAATAGCCACGATCTTTTTGATTCTTGGAATCGTACCGTTCATATAAAAAGAATAATGAGCAAAAAGCAGGCTGAACGGAAATCGGTCTGTTTTTTTGTGTCTAATTTTAGGCCGACGTATATTTTTTTCAAATCTTTGACAAAATGGTGAGGACGTAATAAAATAATTTTACGTAAAGAAATGTTTTTGCGTAGGAATGAAAGTGAGGTGATGAGAGTGAAGAGGAATCAAAGCATGCCAGAGACGTTTATTGTCACAGAACCAGAACAAGCTGCTGCACTTTTGCATCCTGTAAGGTCAGAGCTCATAAGTTTGTTAAAAGAGCCAAGTTCTGCGACAGAGCTATCAAAAAGAATGAACGATTCCGCTCAAAAAATTAATTATCATCTTAAAGCACTGGAAAAAGTGGGCCTTGTAGTACGCGCAGGCACAAGGAATGTTAGAAACCTTGTAGAAGTTTTATATGTAAGTGCCGGTCGTTCGTTTTTATTGTCAGATTCACTAGGTCTCTCTGCTGACACGATTAAAAAGCTCCAAGATCAAACTGCTCTAGCTCATGTGTTATCACTTACGGAGAAGATCAAGCGAGATGCCATTTCTTTAATGGAGCAATCCGAGGATGAAGAGATTCCAAGCGCAGTAATGGAAATGGAACTAGCACTTTCTAACATGGACCACCGCAATGCATTTCTGCAGGAATATGCAGATATGCTCACAACTCTCATACAAAAACACCACAAACCGAACAAAGAGCATGCGAAAGTGTATCACGTTTCGATGGCGATGTACCCAAAACCTGAAGGAGGCGGCACAACGTGAATAAGGAGAGCAAAGGAACCGTTATCCCAATCAATCGCGAAGCAGCAAATGATGATGCAAACATCATTCCTATGAAAACGGAAGTACAGGTGAAAGAAACAGAAACGGTGCAGGAGCCAGCTAAAATTATTTTTATCACGTCAGGATTTGGAAAAATACACGTTTCACCAAAAATAAATACAAACCCAATGGCAATAGCAGCCTAACTAGGAGGAAAACAGATGAATTTAATTCCAATGGTAGTAGAGTCGACAAACCGTGGAGAGCGGTCTTATGATATTTACTCACGTTTGTTAAAAGACCGAATCATTATGCTTGGAAGTGCGATTGATGATAACGTGGCAAATTCAATCGTAGCTCAATTGCTTTTCCTAGCTGCTGAAGATCCGGATAAAGATATCTCCATCTACATCAACTCACCAGGAGGTTCTGTTACAGCAGGTCTAGCGATCTATGACACGATGCAATTCATTAAACCGGATGTTTCAACGATCTGTATCGGCATGGCTGCTTCAATGGGAGCTGTTCTCATGGTAGCTGGTGCAAAAGGCAAGCGTTATGCGCTTCCGAACGCAGAAGTGATGATCCATCAGCCATTAGGTGGAACACAAGGGCAGGCATCAGATATGGCCATTCACGCGAAACGCATCTTGCAAACGCGCGAGTTGTTGAATAAGATCATCTCTGAGCGCTCGGGTCAACCGATCGAGAAAGTAGAGAAAGACACAGACCGTGATTATTTCATGTCTGCAGAAGAAGCTTTAAAATACGGGATCATTGATAAAGTGATCGAGAAGATCTAAAAAATAAACGACAGATAAGTACAAGGAGAAAAGCCAGCCGTGCACGGCTGGCTTTTCTTTGGGGTCAGTCCCCAAACAATTTATTTCCCGCGTTGGTTTAAATTTTTCTCCCCGGGTGTTTGCTGAAGCAAATTCGTTTTGATCAAGCTGAATATGGTAATCTAGTGTAAGTTAGATCGCTTATAAGTGTTACTTTTAAAGATACATGAAAGAAGGAATGAAGCATGCCAGGCAATTCAGCGGGTACCTCTCTACAACAACAAAAAACGGTCTATTCCATTCTTTTCGCCATAAGTTTTGTGCATTTGTTAAATGACTCTATGCAGGCTGTTATTCCTGCTATCTTTCCAATCTTAGAGAAATCAATGAATCTTTCTTTTACTCAGCTTGGATGGATCGCTTTTACTTTAAACATCACCTCTTCTATTATGCAGCCAGTGATTGGTTGGTATACAGATAAAACCACTTCACCTTATATACTCCCGGTTGGTATGATGGCGAGTTTAATAGGTATGCTAGGGATCGCATTTGCAGATTCCTTTTATACGATTATTATTTCGGTTATTGGTATTGGTTTAGGCTCTGCTGTCTTTCATCCTGAGGGGTCTAGAGTCGCTTATATGGCAGCAGGAAACCGTCGAGGGTTAGCTCAATCTATCTATCAAGTTGGTGGAAATACCGGTAGTTCACTTGCTCCTGTGATGACGGCACTCGTCTTCGTACCTCTCGGACAGTTCGGAGCTGTATGGTTTACTTCGCTTGCAGCTATCGCTATTTTTGTATTGTTTTATGTTTCAGGCTGGTATGCTAGACAACTCGTGCATTTCCCTCGCGTTCAAAAGCAAACTGGTGTGAAAAAGAAGATCGATAGAAAGCGAAAAAAACAAGTAATTGGAGCGATGGCATTACTCGTCTTTTTAGTGTTTGCACGTTCATGGTACTTCTCCGGAATAGGAAACTATTACCAATTTTATTTGATCGATGATTATGGTTTAACGATCAGGCAAGCTCAAGTTTATTTATTTGTTTTTATGGCGTCAGGCGTACTCGGAACATTCTTTGGAGGGCCGATTGCAGACTGGTTAGGAAAGCGAAATATGATCTTTTGGTCGATGGTCGGAACAGCGCCACTCGCTCTACTTCTTCCGCACGTAGGATTATGGGCGGTTATTCCATTGTTCTTCTTGATCGGTTTCATTTTGAACACGAGTTTTTCGGTGACGGTCGTATATGCACAAGAACTTGTACCAGGCAGGATCGGTATGGTATCAGGTTTGATCGTTGGACTCGCATTTGGTATGGGGGCGCTCGGATCGGTAGTGCTTGGTAAGGTCGCTGACGTTACAAGCATCTCAAACACGATGTTCTTGATCAGCTTCTTACCGTTAGTCGGGTTGTTAACCGTCATGCTGCCTACAGACAAAACGCTTGAAAAATGGTCTTCTGGGGTCTGACCCGGGTCAGACCCCAGAAAAAGACATTTATCTCCATTATGTCTTTTCCACAAATACAAAGGCCCCTGTCTCTTTAGAGACAGGGGCCTTTGTTTAGTTATTCAATCGTCGATATCTGGCACTTGCGAACATGAAAATACCATACGAGATAAAGCCGAGTGATACGATGGCGAGAAGCACGGGACCAAACGGCTGTGATGCAAGTTCTAAGAGTGCACCATCCAATCCGCGTGTCTCTTTTGGATCAGCAAGTATCGCGGTTCGAACTAGAAAGAACGCAATAATCATAAAAACGATGCCGCGTGCAGCCATTCCAAATGTTCCAATATAACCGCTCCAACGCCACTCTTTTTTGTTCATTTCATTCTTCTTTAAATCACGTTTGAATCGGTGTGTGAAGGCTCGATACATAAAGACGATACCAGTAATGGCAAAAACAACACCGCCGATAGCGACCAATAACTGACCAAATGGTTGTGAGAGCATTTGCGCTGACAGCGTTTGGTACGTTTCATCAGAAGATTTCGCTCTTGCACGAAACAAAATGCGTAAGGAACTGATACACATTGCGATATAAATCCCTGCAATAATCAAATAACCTAACCGATTAAACCATCTTTTCCAATCGTGATTGACACATTCAGGATCGAAAAGAGCTTTAACGATCTGCCAAAAAGCAAATGCACTCAAGCCTACCGAAAGTACGATCAATAGGACAGGACCAAAAGGCTGTTGAGCGATTGTATAGAGTGCTCCGTTTGAACTCGCTTCACTCGGGTGCTTTCCGATAGACATGATTAAAGCCAGAATGCCGATAATGATGTAAACGATACCTTTTGAAAGATAACCGATACGTGCAGAACGGTGGATCCAAGGGCGATATGATTCAAAATGACTTTTCATTTTATCTTTAAGTGTTGGTTCTTTTACAAAAGGCTGTTTCACGATAGGCACGTTTCTCCTTTCAGAGTAAATTACTTCTAGTCTCTGGTGGGTTATATAACAAGTAGATTCGATAGACGTTACTTATGATCGTCTTCAAAACGGCATAAGTAGGAATGGCTAAAAGCAGACCTATAAATCCAAAAGCTGCACCAGCCATGAGTACGACTAGGATGATGGTGAGCGGATGGATACGAAGTTGTTTTCCCATGATTTGAGGAGACAAGATATTTCCTTCTACTTGTTGTACAACGAGCGTTACGATAGCAACTTTTACTGCCATAAATGGGTCTTGAATCAGACCAACTAAAAGGGCTGGAAATACCCCGATAAACGGTCCTAAAAAAGGAATCACATTCGTTAGAACAGCAAAGAGAGCAAGCACTAAAGCGAACTTTAATCCGATCAATAAATAACCGGCAAACATAAAAATACCTACAAACCATGCGACCAAAACTTGACCTTTTATATATGAAGACAAGGTCGAATCAATATCTCG contains:
- the thiM gene encoding hydroxyethylthiazole kinase: MNNTRIQEWKMFVSQIREEKPLVHHITNNVTMNFLANGVLSAGGSPMMVHDACEVEEAVGVADALVLNIGTIDEASAKSMILALRKAILAEVPVVLDPVGVGLSSFRQQLVKKLLLEYSELKGVRPRTILTICGNAAEMQFLAEGAWEGKGVDGDLTTSEDDLIKLAEAAAKQTGCLIAMTGSKDIISDGEKAIVLSHGDPMLSYVTGTGCFATSMVALYQANMKQEVTRERIDLTVLERTALALLMLTKAAEEAVKTAKGPGSFQQNLLDQLYCLESTHEIFHGSIHWQDYVLKEGANQ
- the thiE gene encoding thiamine phosphate synthase; translation: MRTQAKARLQQDLSLYFVAGTMNCNSPEDFYRILLQAIEGGITAFQFREKGVNCLSGQKQLEMAKRAREVCQKHDVLFIVNDDLALMKAVDADGLHVGQTDGDLDFMRRETEGKLLGVSAHTLAEAVDAIAHGADYIGAGPIYQTSTKPDAKKPVGVDLIAEFRNNHINVPLVGIGGITLENASEVIKSGADGVAVISAISGAVDPSAISSNLLRAVHTAKRGS
- a CDS encoding winged helix-turn-helix domain-containing protein, with translation MPETFIVTEPEQAAALLHPVRSELISLLKEPSSATELSKRMNDSAQKINYHLKALEKVGLVVRAGTRNVRNLVEVLYVSAGRSFLLSDSLGLSADTIKKLQDQTALAHVLSLTEKIKRDAISLMEQSEDEEIPSAVMEMELALSNMDHRNAFLQEYADMLTTLIQKHHKPNKEHAKVYHVSMAMYPKPEGGGTT
- the thiW gene encoding energy coupling factor transporter S component ThiW, which produces MSVQKLTVMAMLVAIGTICSHLFWIPAGVAKAFPVQHAINVMAGVTLGPIPAVTIAFSIGLLRNLFGIGSLLAFPGGMIGAFLAGYLYKKGRKYTYAVIGEWVGTGILGALIAVPIATIFLGSKTGAFFFIIPFLVSSIVGGVIGLVVLRVLHKNAAAKNWLGSKEEKSA
- the clpP gene encoding ATP-dependent Clp endopeptidase proteolytic subunit ClpP, which translates into the protein MNLIPMVVESTNRGERSYDIYSRLLKDRIIMLGSAIDDNVANSIVAQLLFLAAEDPDKDISIYINSPGGSVTAGLAIYDTMQFIKPDVSTICIGMAASMGAVLMVAGAKGKRYALPNAEVMIHQPLGGTQGQASDMAIHAKRILQTRELLNKIISERSGQPIEKVEKDTDRDYFMSAEEALKYGIIDKVIEKI
- the thiD gene encoding bifunctional hydroxymethylpyrimidine kinase/phosphomethylpyrimidine kinase, whose translation is MGQLIKVSKALTIAGSDSGGGAGIQADLKTFQELGVYGMSVLTAVTAQNTTGVQGVFPVSIEGLEAQLASIASDLTPDAIKTGMLFSGEYIERTAYMIRKFAWENVVVDPVMVAKGGATLLGEEALHAMKTCMLQLAKIVTPNIPEAEALTGIEINSPEAREEAARVLFDAGADHVVVKGGHFGNGDFVTDLVFNGIEMFELIEKRIQTKNTHGTGCTFSAALAAELAYGRKPESAIVNAKKYIQTAIEHGIDVGSGHGPVNHFAYRRIAHEQY
- a CDS encoding DUF1206 domain-containing protein gives rise to the protein MKQPFVKEPTLKDKMKSHFESYRPWIHRSARIGYLSKGIVYIIIGILALIMSIGKHPSEASSNGALYTIAQQPFGPVLLIVLSVGLSAFAFWQIVKALFDPECVNHDWKRWFNRLGYLIIAGIYIAMCISSLRILFRARAKSSDETYQTLSAQMLSQPFGQLLVAIGGVVFAITGIVFMYRAFTHRFKRDLKKNEMNKKEWRWSGYIGTFGMAARGIVFMIIAFFLVRTAILADPKETRGLDGALLELASQPFGPVLLAIVSLGFISYGIFMFASARYRRLNN
- a CDS encoding MFS transporter, yielding MPGNSAGTSLQQQKTVYSILFAISFVHLLNDSMQAVIPAIFPILEKSMNLSFTQLGWIAFTLNITSSIMQPVIGWYTDKTTSPYILPVGMMASLIGMLGIAFADSFYTIIISVIGIGLGSAVFHPEGSRVAYMAAGNRRGLAQSIYQVGGNTGSSLAPVMTALVFVPLGQFGAVWFTSLAAIAIFVLFYVSGWYARQLVHFPRVQKQTGVKKKIDRKRKKQVIGAMALLVFLVFARSWYFSGIGNYYQFYLIDDYGLTIRQAQVYLFVFMASGVLGTFFGGPIADWLGKRNMIFWSMVGTAPLALLLPHVGLWAVIPLFFLIGFILNTSFSVTVVYAQELVPGRIGMVSGLIVGLAFGMGALGSVVLGKVADVTSISNTMFLISFLPLVGLLTVMLPTDKTLEKWSSGV